The genome window CGCTAAAGTTGCGGGCAACTAGCCTGAGCATGTTGGAATCCAAGTAAGTCCACGTTCTAGGCGGGATTGCCAATTTTTCAGTCGTGAAGTCGCGCGGATATGGGTCAATGCCCCATTGAAAAGCGGTTCATCGACGCACTTCATAGGCCAGTACATCAGCAGCCTGGAGAGGCACGTAGTGTGCTTTTAGCCCGAAACTGAGAGATTCTACTCGCAAGGCCTTTAGAAGTCCCGGATTCACCTTGACTCGGTCATAAGCCTTTTGAACGGCGGCCTTGCGACGGGGCGCATCTTCAAACACATACTTGATGGCTCCCTGCATTTGGGTGAAACCCATTATTCTGGCAAGTTGAAGCAAGACCCAAGTAGCGCCCAAGCCGTATGGCCCGCCAGACCTAACAGCAGCCTTAGAGTCGAACGCGGCATCGTAATCCGTCCGAAGCATGCTGACACCAACGCTTCCAATCACATGCTTGTTGATAGTAGAGAGCAGAGGACCAAGTAGAGCACGTCTTTTTGCTTCATCCTCCCAACCCTCACGGAAGTCATCTTTCTTGGCTACGAAGTCTGTCATGTGAAACTTCGTTAAGCCAAAGCAGGAAAGAATCCTTCTCCACTCAGGGTCAAAGGCCGACCATAAGGATTGTGTGGAGAGGTAACCCGCGACGGTTACGGTTTTGGAATCGTTATGAGTCCCGCTCTCGTCAAAATATGCGCTCAACACCATGACAAACCTCTGCCCAGGCAGAACGGATAAAGGGAACGCCAGCCACACCGACTCCCGAACGTAGCTATTGTGTTCCGGCGCATCTTCTGAGTCAAGTATATTATTGCCAATCGTCTCAGCTACCCCCCATCCGCCTCCCATGGAACAGGTACTGTTGCGCGTAGCCCGCGTACCCGCCGAAGTACTCCCGCGCCCACGCGCCCATCGCGTCGTACGGCACGCTCGCGCGGCCCGCGTACGCCGTGAAGTGCCCGCCGTAGTACTGCATCGTCTCGCGGTAGATGTGCAGGTCCACCGGGTACGCCTCCATCTTGCCCGCCGAGAACGCCAGCACGCAGTCCGCCACCTTCGGCCCGACGCCCGGCAGCGCCTCCAGCGCCTTCCGCGCCTCCGCGTACGGCGCCTCCCGCAGCAACGCCAGGTCCAGCTCGTCCGCGTTGGCTATCTCGACAATCCGCGCCAAGTAGCGCGAGCGAAACCCGCCGCCCAGGTC of Dehalococcoidia bacterium contains these proteins:
- a CDS encoding DUF3800 domain-containing protein gives rise to the protein MVLSAYFDESGTHNDSKTVTVAGYLSTQSLWSAFDPEWRRILSCFGLTKFHMTDFVAKKDDFREGWEDEAKRRALLGPLLSTINKHVIGSVGVSMLRTDYDAAFDSKAAVRSGGPYGLGATWVLLQLARIMGFTQMQGAIKYVFEDAPRRKAAVQKAYDRVKVNPGLLKALRVESLSFGLKAHYVPLQAADVLAYEVRR